The genomic DNA GGCGCTGTGCGTCTGCTTTTCCGCCTCGTCCACCCGCCCCAAGCCCAACGGCCGGCTGACGGCGTTGGCGAGCAAGTTCATCAGCCAGACCAACGGTCGAACCGCCCGGCGAACCCACAGCACCGGCACTGCGGTGAACGACGTCACCGGTTCCACGTAACGCAGCGTCAGCGCCTTGGGCAGCAGCTCGCTCAGCACCACCGTCAGCAGCGTGACGATCGTGAAGCTGAGGAACGTCGAGATCGTCCGGAAGACCGCCTCGGGCAGTAGATCCCCCAGCGGCCCGATCACCCTTACCAGCAGCGCCGTCATCGCCGGCTCACCGATGCCGCCGAGCATCAGGTTCGTCATCGTGATGCAGACCTGGATCGCCCCGATCGCCCCCGCCGGGTCGGCCTTAAGCGCCGCCATCGCGTCGGCGGCGCGCTGGCGGCCCCGGGCGCGAAGGCGGTCGAGCTCCTGCGAGCGGATCGCGACCACGGCATACTCGGCACACACGAAGAACGCGTTGCAGGCGATCAAAATCGGGACGAGCGCAAGCGAAACCTGAGGGCTGAACATTGTCGGTCATCGTATAGGGAAAGCGCCCCAAGTGGGTAGCCATGATCCAATGTTCCGGCTCTTTCGATAGCCGCCTGTCAACTAAAAGATGGTCATGTATCCAAGCATCGAAACGCTTACGAACAACGCGTCACATTTCTCGTGGTGGAATGGACATAGGAAGTGCGCAGCGTCCGATAGTAGCCGGCAACACTTCGAATTTTCGCGGAATTCATCTTGACATATTCTGCGCACTCTTCACAATCGAGCTTGCTTGACCGCCTAAGCTGCCCGAACTCTTCGGGTGGCACGGAGAACCCGACGTGAAGATGTGCGTTTCACGTTCGTCACGATGATCTGGAAACGGATCATTTTGGCAGGGGCGAATTGGTCGAGGTGGGTGAATGGGCCGGGGTGTGCGCAATGCGTACGCTTTGGCGAAATGAACTTACCTTGAACTGAGGGAGACTTTCAGCTCCCAGCCCGTCAGCTAACTCCGTAGGCATTTGAAAGGGATCAACGCTTCTGCAAGCGTTTGGATTCCCTCCGATATCCTTCTGTTCAACCGTTGTGGCCCTGGGGTTCCCCCGTGCGGTCGCTACCGAACAACAGCGCTTACCAGCGCAGGAGTAACGCGTGTCCCAGTCCGAACAGCTCCGCCGAGCCATCGAAAACCTGATCGACGCCAAGTTGTTGGACGTCCTCAGCAAGCCGGGTGGTTTGGACCGGTTGCTCGCCCACCGCCGCACGGGTGTCGCCAGCTTCGACATCCGCAATGCCGAGCGTCGCCTGCAGGAGGTGATCTCGCAGATCCTCCCCGCCGAACAGCAGCAGCAGTCGAACGCCGAGCAGGTTGCTTAGGCGATTATCCGATAGAAGAGTGATGTCCTTCTGTTTCGTAACACGGCCCGCCGGGCCGTGAACGGTTGTGGCACCACGCCTGATCGGTGGCCCGAAGCGACACCCACCTTGGGTTGCCTCCAATAGGGGGACGACTCCAATGTCACGCCTACGCCGAGTTGCTCTCACGTAACCTGGTGCGTTTACTAGAGCAACGGACCTATTCCTGCAGCGGCTTGTCCTTTGGGTGCCACGGTTGGTACTCCAAGCCAGGTCGGCTGCTTCGACCTTACAGCACGGCTTGGAGTACCAATCCGTGGGACCCAAACGCTACGGCACGGGGCGCCCTGCTATAGAATTCGCCGAACCGCGTTCAGGGAACCGTCGTTCTATCCATCGATGATGATTTCCCTCACGATGGGGCTGCGCGGCCGTTCTTCTTAGAGAGGCATCGACGGATCGATGTCTGCCAACGGTCATCTGGCTCATGCTGGTTTTCCCGCTGATCGCGTGTCGATCGCTTGACGCCCGCCCCGCCTTCCACCGATAAAACGCATTATGATTCGCATTGGTTTGATGGGTTGCGGCGTCGTTGCAACCTACGGTCACATTCCCGCCATCCAGCAGACCGCTGGCCTGACGCTCAAGAGCATCTTCGAGCCCGATGCCGGTCGGATGCTCGACGTGAAGTCGCGCTTCAACATCGAGCAGGGCTTCACCGACATCGAGGCCTTCTTTGCCAGCGGCATCGACGCGGTCGTCGTCACCTCGCCCGCCCCGGCGCACCTGGAGAACGTGCGGCTGGCGGCGAAGTACCGCAAGCCCGTGCTCTGCGAGAAGCCGCTGGCGATGAACGAGGCCGACAGTCAGACCATGGTCGACCTGATGCGCGGCGCCGACGTGCCGTTGTTCGTCGGCTTCAACTATCGATTCGCGCCGTGCGCTCTGGAGATCAAGCGGCTGGTGCGCGAGGGCGCAATTGGCAGCGTGCGGTCGCTGCGTTTGATCTACAACTGGGACTGTCACGGCAAGTGGCAGCCGCGCGATTCGACCGACCACCCCAACCTGCACCGCGAGGGCCGCATGCTCGAGGGTGGCCCGATGGTCGACTGCGGCGTGCACCAGATCGACCTCGCCCGCTGGTGGCTGGGCACCGAGATCGTCTCGCACCACGGCCAGGGCATCTGGGTCGATGAGTACGCCGCCCCCGACCACATGTACCTGCACCTGGAACACACCGGCGGCACGCACACGATGGTCGAGATCAGCTACAGCTTCGCCCACACCTCGCGCGACCAGCGCGTGCAGTTCGTGTATGAACTGATCGGCACCGACGGCGTCATTCGCTACGACCGCCAGGCCCGCGTCTTCGAGGTCGTGAACCGCCAGGGCACGCAGCACCTGCCGTGGCACGAGGAGAAGAACTTCGAGGGCATGTACGCCGAGTTCGCCCGTGCCCTGCAGACCGGCGACTCCGGCAACCTACCCACCGGCGCCGACGGGGTCCTCGCCACCCGCGTGGCACGCGTGGCGACGGAAGAGGTGATGGCCAGGCATCTGGCTGCGCTGAACGAGGGCAAGTAAGAGCACGCGAAGGCGCGATGGCGCGAAGGAAGCGGCAAAGGGTTGCCCTGGCTGCGGACGCGCATTCCGGTCCCTCTCCCGGTACTCCGGGAGAGGCTAGGTGAGGGTGATTTCGAACGTCGTGAAACGCCTAAATGACCAAAACGAATGACCAATAAAGGCGAGGTCGTCTTTTGGTCATTGTTTAATAGGATTAGATTGGTCATTCAGGTTTGGTCATTGGTCATTCGAATTCGAATCACCCTCACCTAACCTCTCCCATGCGTACATGGGAGAGGGACCGGAACATCCCCCTTCATAGATATCCTCCCTCTATCTCCGCGTCCGCCGCGTCACCGCGGTTGAGCCATCGCGTTCCTGTCCACATCCGCCTATAGTCAAAACGAGCACTAACAAGGTGACCCGTTATGGCCAAACACACGATCGTTCTCATCCCCGGCGACGGCATCGGACCGGAAGTCAGCAACGCGACCAAGCGTGTCCTGGAAGCAGCGGGCCTGTCGGTCGACTGGGTCGAACTGCCCGCGGGCGCCAATGCGCTGACCCAAGGGTTCGACAACGTGCTGCCCGACCGCACGCTGGCTGCCATTCGGGCGCACAAGGTGGCGCTGAAGGGGCCGGTGACCACGCCCGTCGGCAAGGGATTTAAGAGCGCAAACGTGCAGTTGCGCCAAAAGCTGAACCTGTACGCCGCCATCCGCCCGGTGCGCAGCCTGCCGGGCATCAAGACGCGCTACGAGAACGTGGACATGGTGATCGTGCGCGAGAACACCGAGGGCCTGTACAGCGGCATCGAAAACGAGGTCGTGCCCGGCGTGGTCACCAGCCTGAAGGTCGCCAGCGAGGCCGCCTGCACGCGCATCGCGCGTTACGCGTTTCGCTATGCCACGCGCCGCCATCGCAAGCGCATCACGGTCTTCCACAAGGCCAACATCATGAAGCTGAGCGACGGGCTGTTCCTCGACTGCGCCCGGCGGATTCACGAAGAGGAATATCCGAACATCGAGTACGACGAGGTGATCATCGACGCCGGCTGCATGAAGCTCGTGCAGGACCCGAGCAAGATGGACGTACTGCTGATGGAAAACCTCTACGGCGACCTGATCTCCGACCTCTGCGCCGGCCTAGTGGGTGGCTTGGGCTGCGTGCCTGGCAGCAACATCGGTGACGACGCCGCGGTCTTCGAGGCCGTGCACGGCAGCGCGCCCGACATCGCCGGCAAGGGCATCGCCAACCCGCTGGCCTGCATCATGAGCGGCGTGATGATGCTGAACCACATCCACGAAGAGGCGATCGCCGAGCGTATCAAGAACGCCTACAACGCCGTGCTCGCCGAGGGCACGCAACTCACCCGCGACCTGGGCGGCACGAACACCACCGACGGCTTCGCCGACGCGCTGATCGCGAAAATGAAGTAACGCGCTAAGCCCCGGGGTCCGATAACCATTGATCTGCCAGCTACGAGCGGTAACGCTGTCGTTTCATCGAGAAACGCCACGGCTCATCCGCTTACGGTTCTGGCAATTGAAGCGCGTCCCTTCGATGATGAGTCAAAGCGGCGGAATCCCTCTACTGAAAACGTTAACCTGCACTCGCTTTCGCTCGATAAACGTTTGGAGCGAATACTTTATGCCTCTCACGAGTGAGCAAATCTCTGAAATCCTCTCCGGCATCGGACCAACCGCAACCACTGCAAGCGGTGAACGGCGTCGGCGCGCTTATCGTGTGAAGCATCGCGATCAGGTGACGATCATCCCGTGCCACGACTCGGGCCCCCGGAAGAACGAAACGGCGACCATGACGGACTTCTCGTCGCGCGGCGTTGCGATCCATTGCGCCATGCGCGTGCCGGCGGGCAGCCACCTCATCCTGGTGCTGCCGCGGCAGACGGGCAAATCGCTGCAACTGCTCTGCGCGGTGGCCCACTGTCGAAAGCGCGCTGACGGAAATTACTCGATTGGCGCGGAATTCGTCGGCGTTGCGCCGGGCGCGATATCCGATGCCCCGGCCGCCAGCGCCGGTGAGGCCGACCGAATTGCGAACTCGATCCTGAACTAGTTCCAGGTGGTGTTGGAAAGCCGATCCGCGGATCCGCCGCTTCTACGGCGGCGTGCGCATGTCTTAAGGCTGGCCGACAGAGCCCCTGCGTTGATCAGGGACGTGTCATCCCGGTAAGAGGCTTGCCGACCTGACCCATTTCCAAGTCCACGAACCGTCCGGGGTTCGAGATCCCTCAGATCGCCTAATGGCTGTGGACAAAACCCCCGCGTTGATCAGGGACGTGTCATCCCGATGCGAGGCTTGCCGACCTGAGGGATCTCCCACGGCCTAGAACCGTCCGTGGTTCGAGATCCCTCAGGTCGCCAAGGCTCCCATCGGGATGACAACTGCACGCGAGGCGACTGGGTTTTGTCCGCCAGCCTTTAGGCTCCCTTCGGGATGACAACCGCGCGATGCGACGAAGTTTCGTCCGCTGGCCTTTAGCCGAACCGGCCGGTGATGTAGTCTTCCGTGTCCTTCAGGTGCGGGTTGGTGAACAGCGTGGTCGTCGGGCCGTACTCGACCAGGCGGCCGAGGTACATGAAGGCCGTGTAGTCGCTTACGCGGGCGGCCTGCTGCATGTTGTGGGTGACGATCAGCACGGTGTAGTTGCCGCGCAGCTGCGTGATCAGGTCCTCGATCTTGCTGGTCGCGATCGGGTCGAGCGCGCTGCAGGGTTCGTCCATCAGCAGCACTTCCGGCTCGGCCGCGATCGCCCGGGCGATGCACAGGCGCTGTTGCTGGCCACCGGACAGGCCCAAGGCGCTGCTGTGCAAGCGGTTCTTCACTTCTTCCCAAAGCGCGGCGCCCTTCAGGCTGCGTTCGCAGGCTTCCTCGAGCACGCTCTTGCGGTTCTCACCATCGATGCGAAGCGCGAAGACGACGTTCTCGAAGATGCTCATCGGGAACGGGTTGGACTTCTGGAAGACCATGCCCATGCGCTTGCGCAGCTCGATCACGTCGACGTTGCGCGCGTAGATCGGGTCGCCGTTCAGCGACATGTTGCCGGTCATCTTCACGCCGTCGATCAGGTCGTTCAGGCGGTTCACGCTGCGCAGCAACGTCGACTTACCGCAACCGCTGGGCCCGATGAGCGCCGTCACCTTGCCGTGCGGGATCTTCAGGTTGATGTGGTGCAGCGCCTTGGCGGTGCCGTTGTAGTAGAGCGAGAAGTCGTCGACGGTGACGACCGGCGTCTCGGCCTCCAGTTCCTGGTGGACCTCGGCGGGGAAGGGCTTGCCCTCCTTCACGAACGTCTGGACGGAGATGTCCCGCCGCTGTGGGAACAGGTTCTTCGAGACCGGGGAGTTGTCTCCGACGCTGGTCTTCATCTGTGGACGCTCGACTTGCATGGTATACATTCTATTCTCCAGACGTGCTGGTTGTCGCCACTTGTCTGCCCGTTCCACCA from Tepidisphaeraceae bacterium includes the following:
- a CDS encoding hemolysin family protein, giving the protein MFSPQVSLALVPILIACNAFFVCAEYAVVAIRSQELDRLRARGRQRAADAMAALKADPAGAIGAIQVCITMTNLMLGGIGEPAMTALLVRVIGPLGDLLPEAVFRTISTFLSFTIVTLLTVVLSELLPKALTLRYVEPVTSFTAVPVLWVRRAVRPLVWLMNLLANAVSRPLGLGRVDEAEKQTHSAADIISLTTSAAADGVVTPLEQALVLNALALGKRTAKQIMVPRMQVAYLDLKWDMARNREVINSHLFSRLPLCDGGLDKVIGVLHTKEFLSAYHAAGDVSVLPLIARKPHFVPETAKVDRLFPLFGQYHSEMLLVVDEYGGVEGVVTLKDVVDELLDDPTDIPPPSELGGLEAAPAT
- a CDS encoding Gfo/Idh/MocA family oxidoreductase, which translates into the protein MIRIGLMGCGVVATYGHIPAIQQTAGLTLKSIFEPDAGRMLDVKSRFNIEQGFTDIEAFFASGIDAVVVTSPAPAHLENVRLAAKYRKPVLCEKPLAMNEADSQTMVDLMRGADVPLFVGFNYRFAPCALEIKRLVREGAIGSVRSLRLIYNWDCHGKWQPRDSTDHPNLHREGRMLEGGPMVDCGVHQIDLARWWLGTEIVSHHGQGIWVDEYAAPDHMYLHLEHTGGTHTMVEISYSFAHTSRDQRVQFVYELIGTDGVIRYDRQARVFEVVNRQGTQHLPWHEEKNFEGMYAEFARALQTGDSGNLPTGADGVLATRVARVATEEVMARHLAALNEGK
- a CDS encoding isocitrate/isopropylmalate dehydrogenase family protein, with the protein product MAKHTIVLIPGDGIGPEVSNATKRVLEAAGLSVDWVELPAGANALTQGFDNVLPDRTLAAIRAHKVALKGPVTTPVGKGFKSANVQLRQKLNLYAAIRPVRSLPGIKTRYENVDMVIVRENTEGLYSGIENEVVPGVVTSLKVASEAACTRIARYAFRYATRRHRKRITVFHKANIMKLSDGLFLDCARRIHEEEYPNIEYDEVIIDAGCMKLVQDPSKMDVLLMENLYGDLISDLCAGLVGGLGCVPGSNIGDDAAVFEAVHGSAPDIAGKGIANPLACIMSGVMMLNHIHEEAIAERIKNAYNAVLAEGTQLTRDLGGTNTTDGFADALIAKMK
- a CDS encoding PilZ domain-containing protein, whose amino-acid sequence is MPLTSEQISEILSGIGPTATTASGERRRRAYRVKHRDQVTIIPCHDSGPRKNETATMTDFSSRGVAIHCAMRVPAGSHLILVLPRQTGKSLQLLCAVAHCRKRADGNYSIGAEFVGVAPGAISDAPAASAGEADRIANSILN
- the pstB gene encoding phosphate ABC transporter ATP-binding protein PstB gives rise to the protein MYTMQVERPQMKTSVGDNSPVSKNLFPQRRDISVQTFVKEGKPFPAEVHQELEAETPVVTVDDFSLYYNGTAKALHHINLKIPHGKVTALIGPSGCGKSTLLRSVNRLNDLIDGVKMTGNMSLNGDPIYARNVDVIELRKRMGMVFQKSNPFPMSIFENVVFALRIDGENRKSVLEEACERSLKGAALWEEVKNRLHSSALGLSGGQQQRLCIARAIAAEPEVLLMDEPCSALDPIATSKIEDLITQLRGNYTVLIVTHNMQQAARVSDYTAFMYLGRLVEYGPTTTLFTNPHLKDTEDYITGRFG